The genomic interval CAAAGCAATGATATGCCTCACTTGAGTAGGAAAAAAAATGACAATTTAGTTTGTGGAATGATTGATGCCTCCTCGAGATCTTATCCATTCAAAAATTATTTGAGTGATTTCTTGAAATAAGACATGTGAAAAATATGtcaaatgaaatttcaaaaatggCGGAAGAAAATTAAAACTAAGAGATAGATGCAATAAATTTAATATGGTGATTAGTTGTGATGATTTGAGGAGAACGGCCTTCATTTTATATAGCAATGTATATCAAACCAAGATGATATGTAGCTAATGCATGGACAATAAAAAGGAAAGGTCATTTGGGACATGGAAGACCATGTTGTTGTTGTGATGGTATATTGTACGGACCAcgataaatgaaaataaataaaaatacaaaatatcaaGCAACCAAGCATGCACTACAATGCAAAGACAAGCATCATCTTTCCCCTAGTcaagatgataaaaaattgattaattgataataatgataatgttattgaTGTGGGAAGGATAGGTCCAAAAATAATGTGAGGATTATGTTATTAATTTTGAGAACAATATGAGGACTGGGTTAATAGATTGCATTGCAAGATTGCATGGATAAGGATTGTTGCATTTCTATGGACTACTTTTGAGATTTTATAGAATGTGGAGATTTTAGGATAGGTGGATTGAAAAGTTTGAGGAGTTTTGAGGAATATTTGAATTTCTTAGGATTGGAAGCTTGGAACTTGTCATGATACCATTACATATTTAACTTTACAGCCAACTTAATCATCTCTTCCACTTCATGATACCATTCAATATTTGAATTTACAACCAAAACTCAAGTATATAGATACACCTTGCTTCATATCAACTCTCACTTCTACCATAAGGCAGTTCATCACAACACTACATTATTCATTTAGATAGGTGATAAACATTTCTCATAAAATTTGCATCTCCCTTGTTCTTCTTAAACATTGATTTTATGGTTTCTCTCGACATGGGATGTCTTCTAAATTGTGATAAAAACTTTGACACTTAGGGGCCTCGTCTAAATATGTAAATAGTCATTTTTCCCTTACTCCATAGGCTAATTACATTTTTCAAGGTTCTACTCTATTTTTTTTTCTCCTTCCCCATCCATTTGGCTATACTCAAACTCCTTTAACTCTATACAACTTTATGGGTTCTCATGTCACCAGAGATATTCAAGACCTTAAATTTCAAGTAATGGAGACTATTGAGAATAGCAACCTCTATAGATAAACTTGAAATATAAAGCTTAAACCAATGACAAAGATTACATAATGAGTTGCTACCCAAGGCCAAAACCCATATATATCCTCCTCCATGGACTGAACAAAGCTGCTAACATTCCTCTTTCACAACCAATCTTTCATCATTTTCATAAATTTTGCATTCTATGTATAAAAAATAAAGGGATGGCTTCACAAGAAATGGAGAAACACAGAGAAAAGAACTGCTATATATAACAATGCCTCACATGCTCAAGATAAATTTGCTCTGATATCAAACTAATACAAACACCTAGCTCAGCACATACTTCTAAATCTGACTTTTCCAATACACAAAGACAAAAACTTGAGAAACATTCAAGATTCTTTATTATTACTCACAAAAAACAACTATAGAAGGAAATAGATAGATAATGTTATTAACAAGGGTTAATTGAGTACAAATAAGAGCACTTAGAAATAGCAAAGAGAATACACAAGATATATTTCCATTAACCGAGAAAATATTTTCATCACTCAAAAGCCCAATTCTCCTATCTTCCTCCTTCCCTCAAGTTACAAATCTGCAACCTAATATATCCTTTCATTTCTCTCAAAGACAATTACTCCTCATTAGACTCTAACTCTCTATTTTTAGAATCCATGTTGTCGTGGTACCTAACAGTCTAACTCACTAAAATCTACTACTAGACGTAATCAAAAAAACTAAATGTGTGCTGGCAGTCAGCTCCTAAGTTTAAAGAGTCATTTGCATCACTTTTAAATCTAAttactatattttttttattttacaacATATGAATGatttattgcattataatttgaTGAATCTAATATTGCTACAACTTATAAGATTATGCTTTCAACATTAGAGTTTTAACATTTAATTTATTactgatattaaaaaaaattgaaaatcgaaTTACtgaataaaattgaaatttaaagTTTCTCCATGCCTTATCattgaattatattatttataaaataaaaactttTTATTTTATACCATCTATATCTATATACAATACTCAATCCAACAACAATATTAAAACACAATTGTATTATTAATTAATACACCCTGCACTATCTACCTGAAGAGTTTAGCAAAATGAAAACATGGTGAAGTTCTATTTCTAATAAAATAGACTTTAACACAACATTGTTTAGATTTTACAACAGGTTGCTGAACAAGAAAGAGCATTTTTGGAACAGCATGGATGACATAACCTATTATGTGGAAGTAGGACACGAGACAAAATGAAACAAAACAGGGTCCCTCTCTGCACGATAATGAAAGACCTGAAACAAAACAATGGCTCCAAAAAGCAAGTCATTCATTCGGTTGTCACTTCATGGTGGTGACAAATAGATTAAAATTATTCCATGAGGAGCCCCCGTCCTTGACTGAATCCCTAGCAATTATCTTCAATTTTCTAGCTTCCTCTCTTATTTCAAGGCCTTGTTCCGATTCCAGCAAAATCTCTACGCCTTTTACAAACTCTCCCTTCTCTATAATTCCTTCGCTATTCGCATTTAATGGCAAACCCAATTTCCACACATCAATAACATACGTGCGGTTAAGAAACTGGTCTGCAAAATAAGGCCAACAAAGCATGGGCACGCCCATGGTGATGCTTTCCTGCACAGAGTTCCATCCACAGTGAGTCACAAAACAGGCTATGGAAGGATGAGATAACACCTCTAACTGTGGGGCCCACGAAACTATGCAACCCCTATCTCTCACACGCTCCAAGAAATCTGCAGGTAAAATAGCTTCGCTTCCTTTCATCAGATCGGGGCGTACAACCCACAGAAATGGTCTCCGGGTTGCCTCCATTCCCATAGCAAGCTCTTCCACTTGCTTTTCACTCAGAACTGTAATACTTCCAAAAGATCTGTATATCACAGAGTGGGCACAGTGTTTATCTAACCACTGTAAACATTCTGTGTCATTTttccagaagcttgggaggacctTCGTGCTTGTCCTGCTATGGAGAAACTCGGGAGGAATTAGAGGGCCTATTGGATACACTCCCACTTCTTTGGACAACGTTTCGACTAATGAAGCTTCGATCTCTAAGAATGAACTGAAAAGGACCCATTTGATGTGTTTGACTTCCTCTGCCATACGAATCCCTTTTCTAAACATGTATTCGCCTGCCCACAACCACGGAAGATCTCCCGAATGCAGCGCCGGCATGGAGGAATGAAATTTTACTGTTTTATCTTGCTTTGGAGTTCCTTCAACACAAAACCCACAAAGATGAAAAAAGGTTTTAATTTGTCATTTGCATCATGAAATAGAAACTAAAATAGATTGAAAGTGTATTATTATATGTTACCATCTGAAGCAAGGATGCCAAGCGAGACCAGACTGGGACTAAAGTAGTAGATGGTGAAAAATGAAGCGAGAGCAGTGTGGAAAGCGGCGAGGGGAATTTTATGGAGCATGGCCACCGGCTGTAAGCCAAAGCACATCAAGGCGTCTGCAATTATACAAGTGAGCTTGTTTTCTTCATTTCTGGCATTTATTTCCCGAACTACTCTATCAATTACAGAAGGCCCCATGTCCTTTCCCAACGCCTCCATGCCATTTGCAATGCCTTCCAGAGTATCCATAACAGGGAATTCAAAGGGAACAGATATCATTCGGATGTTATCATGCAAAGAATTTGGAGTGTTGGCTTTGAGTATGCGGTTATGATTGCTGTCGGAGTTGAGGAAAGTGACAAGGAATTCATGAGAGATGAGCTTCCAGGCGAGCTGCATCATGGGATTAATGTGACCCTGTAAAGGAAAAGCAACAAGAAGAGCGTGAGGAACCATGGCTGAGCTGAGCTCTACACCCCTCTCCAGAACAGCAAAGATGTAATAATCTTCTTAGCCAAAATATAATCGATGAAACATCATTTTGAGAAGGTACCCACGCCTGAAAACTTTTGTCTCTTACTCAATATCATATAGCTGTTGCATATATCGAACATTCCGCTTCTACCTTACCAGCATATTAAATACCTACAGTGTTCGAATGGACTTCACTGATTTTTTTGTTTAACGTTATGTATACAATATATGTCAAAACTTATAATAAGTCTgctaaaaaaatattattgttgcaATTGGAGTATAATACTGTAAATTGAGTTGGCATTAATGTTAAAAGGAAAAGAACTTTATTGAAACATAAGATGGAGCAAGTATATCTATAGGCTggcattattaaaaaataattggaTTTTGTCATCGATTGAATTTGATGATCTCTCCTAGATTTCGCATTCTTTCTTGTATTAAATCATAGGCGAGTAATGataaattgtttatattttataattagaaCATATAATCCCAACATTAGAGTTTATGAATGCTCTCCAACCATTTATGGTAAGCATATATTTATTCCGTCATGAAAATGAACAATATTTGTCATCTTTACCAAAAGCAGAATTCTTACAATCAATAAATTACAATCCACCTTGTCTCTGAGATGATTAGGTAGTACTAAAGAATATAGGAACAAAGGAAATATAATTCAtgattattaaattttgaaaattgatattAAATATACGGTTGGAGCAAGTTTCAAATGTGTTGCTTGTACTCTCCAGTTTCAAATTTTAAATCGAAGGAGTGTTAAATTAAAACAAGAAAAGAGAGAAcatataataaacacaaaacaaagaaagaaaataatacaacaaaaaacacgacacaaatttatagtgtttcaCCATAAAACTTATGTCCACTCTCAAGCAAGGAAAAACTCTTTATTAATTGTTATCCTATCTACATCATACATGGACTGTACATAATCGTTTATACTATCACATTCGGCTATGAGACCAAGAGTTGGGAAAAtgtgaatggtcatgtgaccgttgcgcttcacattcccaacaatctcccctgtgAAGGCCAATCGGTACAGCCATGCAGTGTGACATCCctaattccatttctaaactcctaaTACAACTAGCAAGCAAGATTTTAGCTTCACCAAACTTTGTTTGAGAACAATCTAGATTAATcttctccaaatcaaatcaaagtCAAAAACATCTTCTCTTACTAATTTCTCAGACACAAACTCGCCCATCAAACCACAACCAAAAACACTTCTTTCAGAAGGTACAAAATAAACTCCTCCATCTAGAGAAGAACCCTTGAACACATCATCTCCAACCTTGAACACTGAAACATCAAATGTTCCAAGATCAAAAACAAATATAGTTTCATTATATCCCCTCTGCTCAAATGCCTTGCAAACTTTGCCTATGCTTCTACTCACACATTTTCTTCAAGCATTTTGTCAAAAAATAATAGTCGCGCATCATGAATCCTTCTACCCTACACCAGTCCTACAACCATGGTTATCTAGGAAACAACATTTTGGAAACTAAGAGGAACAACCCACTCTTCCAAAAACATATTCCTTGACCGTTGCCTCAAGAACTGAGAGTCATTAGCTACTCCATAAGTTGGGCTACATACATCACTCCAACTCCCATATGGAAATTGTTCCCAACTAGGGATTTTTCCATAGGCCCACATGGCCAATAAAGCTAATATTAACATGTGACTTCTTGCACTCAAACTTAAGCGTAACACGGTGAACAAGCCTCTGGAGAAGTCAGTGATCACTGTTTCATGCTCCAGCTATATTACTCTCAACAGCATGAAGCTCTATAGCACTTTTCATTACGCTTATATGTCGATCATCTTGGCCGTCTTCTTTATCCAAAACAAAATCCCGAAAATGATTGGTTTCTATGGCAGGTCTTTTTATTGCAATCCTGGTAGGAGAAGCCAATTGCTCCACATAAGTGCCCACACCCAAATCACTGACCACATGTAGCAATTCTTCCCTCTCGTTCGTGCCACCTTCCAACATGGCGAATATATTATCTACAGCATCCTCATAGTCAATAAATTTCTCAACTCGGACCTTCGTTTCTTCCAGGTTATCATTGAGGCAAATGGAGTGAGAAAGCTCCTCACCACAGGAATGCTTCTCTAAAGAAGTCACAAGTCAGTATGAGTCCAAATTTGCTTGGTTAAGTCCTTCCATGGTCGTCACCCTTGTTTCTCTTTGCATTGCCTATCTTGGTGCAATAGGGGTtgctattcttcttcttcttctattgggcaTTCTATTAGTAATATTGTGCATTAGATTCTCCCTTGTCTTTTTATTATGTGTTGTGGCTCTAATTCTTTTCTCTTTAAATTCTTCGAACTCATCAAACACATCTACCTTTCCAATTTATTCAACTTCTCTATCAAAATCATTGTCTTTAGCGATAGAAACATTCTCATTATCATTGCCAAGCCTCCTAGGGCCATAAATTTGTGTCTCCTTGGTAGTGCTCCAAATTGCATCCTCCTCATCTTGAGAGTCAAACTCCACAATGGATTCAACAGTAAATTCCCCAAGATGCACAAACACCTCCAGAAACATGGCGACCATGAGATTCTGACCTTCTTTCTTCTCCTGGAATTAAAGGATAAATAATTTTCTTCTGCCTCGAATTCCATATCTATAACAGACCGACTCTCACTCTACCCTATGTGGTTTAATTTATGCTCTGTATCCTTTGGTTGAAGAGTTAATTTATCAAAACCCTCATGACCAAATTTTGAACTGAATGGCCCACCCCAAGCTCTCTGCTCTAAATTCGTAAGTTTTGCTCTAATTTTCTCAACTTCACGAGCCATTGAAATAAAATTATTCCCCATTGCATCTTCCATAAATATCAATCTATCTATGAGAAATAGATTATCTTCCTTCAGCCTCACAATTTTATATATTCCTCCTAGTtctcaatctcatcttcctcaaattCATCCACACTCGCTTCAATGTCCTCTTCTTTAGTCCAATCCTCCTCATTTTTTCAGCCATTCCACCAATGTACATGACAGATTCTTTCAGGTTTTGTAGGCACAACATCACTCTTTGTCAAATCTAAATTGtcaataaattcttcaataataaGATCAATCTCGTCATCTTCTTTCATCTCTACTCAATCACTCACCAAACTTTGAtaacaattattaatttaaaacaagaagagaaagaatatataatcaacataaatagagagaaaataatacaacaaaaacacaaaacatgaaTTTATAGTGATTCGGCATAAAGGCTACATCCACTCTCAAGAAGGGAAAAAATCTTTATTAGTTGTCATTCAATCTACATCGTACATGGACTGCACACATCCACTTATACAACCACATTCAACTGTGAAACCAAGAGTTGGGAGAATGTAAATAGTCATGTGACCATTGGGATTCACATTCCcaaaaaagagaagagaaagaaggaaaaagGGCAACTTGCAGGCTTGCAGTATGCTCTATGTTTCCAACTAAGCTCTATGCAGCATTTAGGATGTACATTTTactgtatttattaattaattgaatctACAGCCACTAAAATTTATTGCATTATGTCGAGTAATGAATCATCATATCTTAAATATTTTGCACTGACGCATGTAGGTATCACTAGCACACTTTAAGCATTGAATATATAAGTGGTCAAGTCAAGAGTCGGCCACGTGAAGTCTtctaatccaatttttttttgttcacTTAGCATTCCACatttttaatttttacatttgttgtttcaatttccatattacaaaagataatagTTGCATGGGGTCCAATTGTTAGTATAGTACTTGTGGTTGTAATATCTAGTCTTCaaacatatttatactatatattatcAATAATAAGTCCACAAGTAAATTAAAAACAACAAAATGTTAGTCAAGATAGACCCATAACATGAGaattaataaatgttatataaaaaacataaataaattcaCAAACAAATGAAATGAAATAAGTACAATTTTGTTTCATATAAAATGTCATAACTATCTATATAACTTTGTTATGTATAAAATAAAGTGATCATTTGAACAAGATATGTTGTCATAGTAAAAAAATACTATTTTATGTGTACAACTACTGGGAtaactatgtatatgcattttgattatTTCATATTAATATTTTATCCTATCATGGATATGAAAGGTGGCCACAATAAATAAATTGTACTTTCCAATGAAATGTGAAGGATTGCCAAAAATTCTTATGAACATTTAAAGTTGAATATAAGTTGCATTTTATATAATAATGTGTCATTTTTATAACAACAAATAGCTCTTTTGTAGGGTTGGAAAAAATGTTGAACGGGAGTAGCCGAAGGTGGGGGTGTGGCACTAGAGTTTTGGGAGGCCATTGTGTTGCAGGCGATGTTGCAGCTTACAATGGCGATGGAGATGACGAGGATGATGGATGGCGGTTGACAGCCTGTTTTGGGTGGGGTTCACgaagactctccatcccttcctcGCTCATGGTTGTCGGCTCTGCTTGGTTCCTCTTTGCATGGATTGACTGGATCTTCCTTAGGGCCTCTTCCTCTTGGAAGGATGGCATGTGTGTGGGGTTTGTGGATGTGTATGGTGGTGAGGTTGTTTCAGGAGGATCTTCTCTCCCTCTTTGGCACTGGGACAAGTATTTGGAACATCGTAGCTCTTCTTTTCCCTTGTTCTCTATGGCCTTCTATTCGACCTGTAGCTTGGGAGGCGGAAGAGGTATCGGGGGTAGTGTGGGGACTCTTTTGGTGTGTGATGCAGATGTTTTTGTCTTTTGGCCAAAGGTTTCTGTGTTTGGTGTTGTTCAAGATGGTGCAATTGTGGCAGATCTGTTCACTTTTGGCGAGGTGGTGGGTTCTTTGGGGCCCTGGTGGTGCAGGGCacctcttggttttggattttttttgtttgtgtgtTGATAGATGGTCCTACACCCTAGAATGGTGTTTTGAATCAATGTGGATCTTTGGAACCTATGAATGTAAAAAAGAACTTCTTGTAAGGTTAGTTGGCTCTAGGTCACTTATAAACCTAGTGACCAACTCTAACCATGGGTTCATCTAGGGTAGGAGGTATGTTTTTAAGTTGTTCCCTAAGTTTTTTTAGGCTTAGGATTGGTCTACaagtccattagggactttggaatgtcaaaattgaaaagttgtcaaaagatgtaaaaagttgcaaaagttgctaagcaacatttccccACCGATTGGCCAAGTAGTTCCAACGGTCTTAACAAATTGAAAATCAGTTTTAGTTGTTGGGGATGGCCTATTTGTGCCTTATAGATCATCGTTGAGTTGGTTGgatgatgaatgtgagaagttggtggtttgaataaacaaaaactCAAATTTTACCCATTTTTACTGGTTTATGTACTGTACGATCTGATAGAGCATTGGTTGGCATAaaattttgaattggttggattgtgGTGTGAGTGAAAGTTCAAATGCAAGTGTTCTGACTCGAATTGGTGAAGTCTAGAGAAATTTGTAGGAAGTTTATCAAAACTATCACTCCAAGAACTGGTACATAGGGTTTCACCAAAAATATGACCCTAACCTACAAATCCTATTGAGGAACTCATTGGCCCTTTGGGAAATGCAAGTTGAGGGTGTGTACATTATTATTCCAAAGGGGTGGAATTTGGGGGTGAGTTTTGGTGtggtttccaccataccctaggttaAACAAAATCATGTGTTTAGCCTAGCCTTGAGGAGGAATGAGAGAACAGTCACCTAAGGAGAGTTTGGGAACCGGTTTGAAAGGTGGTTTTGGTTCATTAGACACCCGAGGAGAATCCCCAAGGGGTGATTTAGATTCTGCAACCTCATtcgtagttgctttggaaaatagacctaattaggcctattaggtctaccAACCCAGTAGGTGCTTAGGAGTTTTGGAGCAAGGTAATAACTCTATCTCTTGGAATTGGATGTAAGTTCCAAAAGGGTACTCCAAAATGTAATTTATTCCTAGGGTTATTTgaaataaatttgaattatttgagaAATACCGGTCAGATAGGACTACAaggaataggcctaattggggatTCCTTGACCCGGGTGCAGTAGGAAGTCTCCAAAATTGGGTGAAAGGCATGGTATGAGTGTCCTAGGTTGTCAAATATTCCTAACCCTCCTTAGAAAGTGTGGTGGTTGATTGAGTATATTGTGTGTgggtagaaccctagttgtgggttgAGACAAGCCTTCTCAAGGCTTAAAAGGGTGatttgggtcttcttaccttcttgttgcccactctgcatcaagtggtattagaggcTTAAAGGTTTTTGAGGGTGGAAGAAGGAGGTATTTAAGATGTCAGAAGGAGAAGACACTAGTAATGGAAGAAGGATGACCAACGTTGAATTGGCCAAGTTGGTAAGAGAGCAGGTGGCAGCCAACAAATagatgagaaaagaattggataGGTTGAAGGGAAAGATGGATAAGAAGAAAGGAGActctgaagaagaagaggaagaagggaaTGAGGATTATGCCCTTTTGCTGGTAAGAGAAAGGATACCTGTAGATCAGAGAAGTTTCCTTGAAGCCCTTGAGAGAGTAGGTAGCAGAGATGACAAAGCAAGCCTACCTATTTTTACTGGGAAGATTAAACCAGAGGAGGTGATGGATTGGTTGGAGGccttggagaatcactttgagtttGAATATGTGTCtgagaaccaaaagatgaagactgctaagtccaagatgaaaagatttgcccttagttggtggaactacttgcaaaatgagagagtagaagagggaaagaaccccatctcatcatggaagaggatggttgcaaaGGTGAAAAGACAATTTGTACCTGATTATTATGATGTGACAATGCACAAGAAGTTTCATAGCCTaagacaaaaggatttggatgtcAGTGGATACACAGAGGAGTTCCACAAACTATCCTTCAGAGCAAGGGTGTCAGAGATTGAAAAGAAAAAGTTggcaagatacatgaatggcctCAAGTATGCCATTCGAGATGAATTAAGTCTCTACAATCCGGAGACAGTTCACAAATGCTATCAGATGGCACTGAGGAttgaagaaaattttagaagaaagggagaccaacaaggtagaggaagaggaggtaactttagaggaaaaggtagatttggtggaagggGAACATCTCCTAAACAACAAGGAGAGTCAAGTAATCAGGAATCAGAAGGAGAACCAAGTCACAGGGGTAGTTTCAAAGGAAGGACACCAAATGGTCGAggtagatttggaggtagaggatCCAATGTGTTCACCGAAAGGTGTTTCACATGTAATCACGTTGGCCATCAGTCATTTAGATATCCGAAAAAACAAGGCTCTAACAGTCAAGGTGGAGAAAGGAGAGTTCATTTAGCATAGGAGGAGGACACCCAAATTGTGAACTCACCTTCAAGACATGCAGACCCAGAACAAGGGGAGTGTCTGATGTTCCAAAGggccctcttgaaggtaccaaccgtCAAGGAGCCACCACAGAAGAAGACACTATTCAGAACTACTTGCAAGGTAAGTGGAAAAGTATGTAGAGTCATTGTGGACTCAGGGTCAACGGATAATCTTGCTTCAATTGAGATGGTTAGCAAGCTTGGATTGAAGAAATTTCCTCATCCCTACCCCTACAAAGTCTCTTGGTTGAGCAAAGAGCAGCAAGCCttggtaagtgaacaagtttgggttgaaTTTCAAATAGG from Cryptomeria japonica unplaced genomic scaffold, Sugi_1.0 HiC_scaffold_281, whole genome shotgun sequence carries:
- the LOC131048216 gene encoding linamarin synthase 2-like; this encodes MVPHALLVAFPLQGHINPMMQLAWKLISHEFLVTFLNSDSNHNRILKANTPNSLHDNIRMISVPFEFPVMDTLEGIANGMEALGKDMGPSVIDRVVREINARNEENKLTCIIADALMCFGLQPVAMLHKIPLAAFHTALASFFTIYYFSPSLVSLGILASDGTPKQDKTVKFHSSMPALHSGDLPWLWAGEYMFRKGIRMAEEVKHIKWVLFSSFLEIEASLVETLSKEVGVYPIGPLIPPEFLHSRTSTKVLPSFWKNDTECLQWLDKHCAHSVIYRSFGSITVLSEKQVEELAMGMEATRRPFLWVVRPDLMKGSEAILPADFLERVRDRGCIVSWAPQLEVLSHPSIACFVTHCGWNSVQESITMGVPMLCWPYFADQFLNRTYVIDVWKLGLPLNANSEGIIEKGEFVKGVEILLESEQGLEIREEARKLKIIARDSVKDGGSSWNNFNLFVTTMK